ATATTCTGTTGCAACCTGTTGTTGCAAcctgttaagagtctcacatcagacaatatatggtCAGAACATgttcttataagtgggggcaatccgcaatcctcaccctactagccggttttgtaggattgtgttaggcccaaccacatctCTTAACATGATATCAAAGCCTCGTTTAAGATTCAATGGACCACCTACTATCAGGTTTCCGCTATCGGTCCACCCATCATtcatttccacgctccagttgtctagtcatGGACGTGAgcgggtgtgttaagagtctcacatcagacaatatatgatctgcacatgtgcttataagtgggggcaatcctcactctACTAGCTGGTTTTGTAGGGTTGTGCTAAGCCCAACCCCATTTCTTAACACAACCAAGAGAATAGATTAAGATCTGATTTGAGATAGATCTATCCCTATAAAGATATGCACTCAACCCCTGGTCTGAACTTATTTTTGATAACAACCTATGAAGCTCCGACACGGCAAGTAGAAGGCGTGTCCCCGCACCGGACACGTATCGGACACCGACACGCGCACGACACATATCAGACACGTTTTTGAAGTGTCCAAcggaaaaaataaattgaaacgcAACGGACACAAATGGGACACGCTATTTCAAATAACGGACACATCAACCTCTCAAATTctcagaattaaaaaaaaaaataacgatTTTTATCTTTCATAATCCACTTCCCCAAAGCATCTCGAATTCCTTGttttttcatcttctttgtttATTTCCATCTTTGTCGCACGCCGGTATTCCACTCTTTCTCTTCCGATACtcattccttttctttctttattaTTGGTCTctatttatgttttatgttgttaaTTACATACGTCAGCGACGGCGCTTCACTCATGTTATTATGTTAATTAGTCTATATGTTAATTAGTCTCTATTTCACTCATATTATATGTTAATTACATATAACATATAACTTGTCTTTGGATGAGCCGGATTGAGTCCGGTTTTTTCAATGTGGAGTAACTATGATATGAtttgtataatttaattttagataATATTCCTTAATTAAAAGTACTCAATTTGAGTCtttttttgtttgattgaaaGTACTAAGCttaaataaacatatattttAGTTCTCATTTTAAACTCTTCATAAATTGTGCTCAtaaattgcatgatcttattaaTATATAGCCGTGTCCGTGTCCTATGTTTTTTACATTAGCGGTGTCCTCGTGTCCGTGTCAGTGTCGTGTCCCGTGTCCGAGCTTCATAGATAACAAATGTTATTGTTAGATATTGCTAGATAACTGAGAGCAACTCAtggataatataaaaaaataatggaaaGTAAAATCAAGGAGAGAAAGAGTTGAAAGCTTACTCTAGAATCTGATTGTATTCTTTGTTCTTATCATATTATCAACTGAAAACAGGTGTTCTATAACAGAACAACAGGCTCTGAATTAAACAAAAGACTAAAACTGACACCGTCTCCTGGAAATACAGTAACTGTATTGTATATTGTATAGTCAAGAACAGTCTGCAACTAACCCACACTAATATAGGAAACTCTTCTATCGCAACTCAATAGTTTTCATACTACACTTTTCCATCATATGTATATACAACTACTACCTAATTCATACACATGCCCTATTTGAGGTAAATATCCATTGTGAAAATATAGGTGTTGGTGTTAGATACCTGACAGCTGCCTATTATGAGTGACAGCAGTCCAGTGTTAGTAGAGAGGATAAACCTGCTGGTGGAACATACTAAACAgataacttttcttttttatgaGATCATAAACAACTAATCCTCAACAAACATTTGTTCCCATATCCGTGCATCATAGCGCAACAACAAATTGTAGTGAATACTTTTGTACAGCCATTATAATCACTGTCATGCATGAGACAATAAATTCTAGAGAAAATTAAACAGCAAGAATATATACTTATAACTGGGAAAAAAAGACGCTTACGTAGAATGCATCCTGCATGGGCCATCCACCACGCAGCCTAGATATATCCTTCGTTATTATATCCTTTCCAGCAGTGGCTAGGACTTCATCAAAAACAGTTTTTGCACTAGTATTTTCGGCCAAAGAGGCAATCTTTTTTCTATAGTGAAGGATAATTTACCAGAGGCAACCAAGTAGAAAGCAACATTTATTAATACTAGAGCGAGTGTTGTGTGTGTGTGGGCTGAGGGGGGCAATGACTTTCGGTCAATATAAAGAACTCTTTTGTTCCAAGTTAAAATAATGGCAAAAGACAAACAGTGTTTTTAGTCAATTTAAAGAACTGTGGTGGTATTTAGGTACGGAGTATAAGGTTTTAGGTGGAAAAAAAGGATACAGCACCAAGAGTTTCCACACGTAAATGCTTATCGGTTGCATGCACAGTGGCAGAGATCAATGATTGTGTTGTCCTGTAATACATTATATGTCATGATATCTTACATTCAGAATTTATCAGTTAAAAAGATGATATAACGAAAGGTGGCTTCTCCATTAAAACAACATTGATGAATAAACTATGCTTTAAACCTTGAGATATCAATTTCTGTCAGTTCACTCCCTCTCCTTGTAACAAACTCAACAACAGCTTGAATGGCTCCTTCGGCAGACTGCTTGATCTTATCACATATAGCTACTGAGCAACCATGAAGCATAGCAACCAGCTGTATGCAAGTGTCACCAAAGCTGTTAATTATAattttcacacacacacacacacacacataaggGGAATATGAAAAGACAATTGCCTCATCCTTTGTCAACAGAATGCAGAGGGAGGAAATGATTCTGTTGAAAACTTCTGATGGATCAATAGAGGTATCCTGTATACATGCATGAAAACTGTTACAATATTTGAACAATGCatcatttttatattatataactttaaaaaataataggtaAGAATATTTTAGATCATCTAACAATAttggttttcatattttcctATATACCATTAttggttttcttatttaattaggattagttaGTATAAATAAGAATAAGAACTGGTGCTTTGTCCTTTGTAGTATCATTAACATCCAACACATTACTTGCATTGACATAACATCAATGTAAAATCATTATTCCATGTATTTCTTttcctctctctctatatatataccTATAGGACTAAATCCAACTTCAACAAAAATCATGTACATCTtaggtctttttttttttttgcttaaatGGACTTTTCCCTAAAagtatgaatttttttaatttgtcctggttttaattttatttatttttaaccctGCATCTAACAAAAAGTGTGTTTGTAGTCCTATTCCTCACCAAGGACTAAAAACACAGTTTTTTATAGAATGATGAGAAATAGATGTCAAAAACTGTAGTCCTATTCTGGGACCAAAATCTTATCAgtaccctctttcttcttcatcagCAACTTAAATGCAAGAAAGGCAGAAACTATATGGTCAATGAACTCACATTTCTCAGCATGGCTATCACATCTTCAAGAGAAGACAAAGCACGGTATGACAATTCTATGTCTTCGGCAGATATAGACAAACCAGGAGGCtttggaagagaaagagaaataCTGAAGAGTTGATCAAGAATCTGCACAACATAACCATTAAATGTACTATTTAAGAATAACACAGCAATTTCCTCTTTGAAGTGAAACTAGAGAACATGTCATTCGTAGACCTTGTAATATCTTAGAAAACTACACAAATACTTAAGGAGAGAGAATATGCTTTTTTCATAACAGACAAACATACTTGTGCTGATACTTTTCGGACTTCAGAATTTGTGTCGGCACAACGTGGAAGATAAATTGCTACCCTATCTCCCAGGCACAAAGCTTCGCGACTTGGCAATACAAATGCAGCTGGAAGTtgagaaacaaaaataaatattttcattttgGCAATGAGGTTTGTGCCAAAGACCTCATGCAAATTACTCAAACCCTTAATTACTAAGCCCAATCCTAGTGACACAATCAGGTATATATAATtgagaataattaaaataaaattcaaagttGTCTGATTGAACATATTTACATGGTAGATTAGAAAAATTCCCATAAAGAGTACGGTCAACTTGCTTGGTATGTGCACAATTCCCATGGCATCCCAGTGCGCAATAGCCACTAATACAAACCATCCGAAATTTGAGAAGCATCTCATGGACTGCAAGACATCCTCTTCTCCTCTGATATTCAACAGGTGAAGAGACAAATTGATCAATTTGCCTAAGGATAAGCATTAGCAGCTCTGCTCGACTTCTTCCATCCTCTCCACTAAATATTATGTTTTTACTAATTAGTACAAGTGAAAAAATACCTTTACAGCTTTGTACACAGGATAACATGATAGAAAGCTCAAAAACTTTCTAATGGATTAATTGAGTGATGGGTGCAattagaaagagaaagatgaaggataaagtattatttttataatatgcaAAAATGAACTGCAAAAGTTGTAGTCCAAAATGCAAATATGAACAAGAGTAACAATTCTATTTtttggaaataaaaaataattaattgagaAGAGTGATAGAAATAAAATGAGGAAGCAATAAGAAGATAAAATGAAGCAATTAAGGAGTAGGATGTATATATCAACACATAACTTAAGCAAAACAATATTACTCTTTAAATAAATTACCCAGTGAGAAGAATTGCACATAAAAGAGAGATCAGATTGTCAATAAGGGGACTGACAACTTCAACTGGATCATTTTGTATTGCAAAGAATCCCAATGTGGCCTGTCAAATTCACCAGAAAAGTAAGATGGCTGAAAGTTTGCAAATGCATTCAAAAGCCAAATAAAAGACCATACCTTCATCACATAGTTTCTGGTTTCAACTGTAAGCTTTGGCTCCACAGAGACCAATGTAGTGCAGGCACTTAATGCAAGAGCctcaatatttaaaaaaacgaaaaaagttaaatattatCAGCTTAAAATAACAAGTGAATTCACCTTAGACACAACTACTCATTCGACAACACTTTTATATACCTGAGTACGCAAGAGTTCATTGTAATCAGCAAAACCATCATTATCATCTCGTCCCATTAAAGTTAAAATATAATCAAGCAGTTGGTCCCTTCTTTTTAATGGAAACGGCGCACCACTTTCAGAAGCATTAATGACAGCATTACCTGCATTATCAGAGTTACATCATGCACACAACTATCAGGAAGATATATACATAAAATTTGATGAATTTCTCGTGAACTCTCAACAAAAGGTGAAGTAAACTGAAAACTATCTTCTAAAGGTCAAGAAGATAGCATGAAGATGCTGGTAATTTTATCTTGAAATCATAATTGCTTAGGAGCAGTAGTTTAATTTTAAAACCATATGACAATGGCATCAGTTCAACTACCCATGGATACATCTTGAAGTGTAATTCAAGTTACCATGCCTCTTTATATTAAGTTCTCCTATGCTCAACATAATTCATCCGCTTGTTTTCAAACATAGCCCActttttattcaagacaaacattttaTAGAAGATATTATCTAGAAACCATCTGATCTTAAAAACCTAGCTTCCCCTAGTTAGATTTTAGGCTCATTGAGACTCACCTTGGAATTATTTGGAAGGGACAGAAGCTGGCATAGAGCTCATGAGAATCTAAAGTAGatactaattataaatataattaattgaacCCAAAGCACGTCAATACAGACCACGAGGAATATAACTGGTATAATGATATGAACAACAATGACGGTATAATGATATGAACAACAATGACGGTATAATGATATGAACAACAATGACAGTCACGCAAAATCGCCAAGGTTGCAATATTGAGATTCAAATAATAGTTTGTTGAGTAAACATCTCCATGATTAGGATTATTGTTTTATCCCTATAATCAAGGGATTTAGTTGTAGATTTGATTGTAATCACTTGGTTATAAATAAAAGGCTGGGAGTAAATTCATCCAACAGAGACATGAAGCTGCTCCCTTTCAATGAGAAGCAATCACATAATTATGACCTTCGTTTTCACTGCAGGCCTAAATAGCCACACAAACTTCGGAGATGTTATCAATGGTGGATTATGGAGGCCAGCAAAAATTCGTCATTAACATGGGGTTGCAATTGGCGGATATAATAGATGTTGCACTTGCACCCTATGGTAGCTAGCACAAAATCTGCTATTCCATAAACCCACGGCACCGCCGTGGCGGATATTTGACAACACTGTTTCAAAAATGTTATTTTCTAAAAATGGTGTTCTTTTAGCAATCCATTTATGTATAAAATAAATgttttcattaaataaaaaacatgacAAAGTTGTAAAGATCATATTAACAGCAGAAGCAACAGGAAGGACAACACAATGAGGatcaacaataattaaaatattaaaatatgattACTAACCAAGTAAATCAATTGCAGTGATAACAGCTTGCTTTGCTATAGGGTGACGCACATGAAGCAGCCTTGAAAGCATGTTGGTGCCCTGCCCACAAATAAATAATACAATCAAATCAGCTTTACAAATAGACACATATATTAACAGGAATTGAGATAGATGTTGCCTATAAATTAACAACAGTAATTATTCTTTGAATGAAATGATTGAATTGCTTGAGATACTAAAGCCTCAGCCTTATGTATTTATAATCAATAGTTTACAATCAAGATCCCTAAATTATACGAATAAGAATAAGAGCTAATATCATGATGTAaacaaaatatatacataatagcAATAAAGGAAACTAAACCAGGGCAATGTCTCAACAATTATAAATGAACTGTAGTTTGTCCTGCACGCTTCCTTGGTGTATAATACCTCAAGACCATACACTCAAACTTTATAAAAAATTAGGGTAACAACTCATGAAACTGTTTTCATTATCGGGAAACAGCAATATATGAACAGTTTATTGCCTATTTCTTCAAAAGTTATTGCTTATTTTCCTGCATTGATCTTAAAAACTATTTGACAACATGCATTAAAacagtatttaaaataaaacGGAACGGTTCCAATCACAGCCTCTTTGGTTCATTTGTATCCATCTAAAATCAAGCAAGGCAACAAAAGATAGATAACCTACAATAAGGGCGTTTATTCTGGCTTCAATAACTGATGATGGGGCATACTTTGCAGCATATCCATACATTAAAGCCAAAGCAGCATGTATATCATCAGACTCTACTGTTCTGTAACTATCAGAGAACAATGACAATATCCTGCAAATGATGAAAGTTACAAACAGGTCAGACAGATTCTGAATCAAATTCAATGTTGGAAAAGAATAATAAACAATCAAAAACCAAATGGATGCACTTCCATCATGTTTGAATACAAACTAAATAACTGCTCAACCAAAAGAACTCCGACTTTTTCTACACCGTTGTCAAGCTCCAGTACAAATTAACTCAGATAGGTCAGATAAATTCTGAATCTAATTGAATCTTATAACAGGAAATGGAAAGAGATCCATTCTTAGATGCTTTGAAGGAAGGGTAGGAAACAGAAACTTAAGACATTAAGTATAATTTGAGTAAGGGACATAATGTGGATTTGGGCTATAACAGTGCTACCTAAATGGAAAGGGGAAAGGAAAGGAAAGCAATGGAGGAATGGTTAAAAGCACTGCATAATGAGCTTCAACTGATTCAATAAATATTTGGGAGAGGAAGTAGACCCCGCGAAGAGTCTAAAATCATACTACTCTCATTCAATATTTTCCTTAATTTCCTTAGGAAGATTTATGTATGACCATTCCCTCTTTCCAATATCtgtttaatttaatattagtGACAGATATAACACTCCACTAATACTGCAGTAATATACAAACTTTAGTCAAGTTAGACACTCCTATGGTAGACTATATTTGGGATACAAGAGAAGGGGCAGAATAGGGGTTTGGGTTGTAACAACCTTGCCTGTATGGGAATGAGCACACAAAGGGAGAGAAGGGTGGGGTATAAGGCATTCAGTCCCTTTAGTCCAGTGACCTTTGGCACGGCATTACGGAGCCTAGATTTTTGCAAGTAATTCAGATATATATAACTAGgggtttatatataaaaattatttgtgTAACAAGATGTAATTTCTATCATGTCCTATTTTCTTAGCATACTCCCTCCAGTTCCAATCGAAGACTATTTTCTTAACATACTCCCTCCAGTCCCAATTATAAGACACAACCAAAAAACATTATGAGAATATAGAAAAGTTCGTTAGCTGTCCACTGATAGTGCAGGATAAGAAAAAGATATAAAAGCTTCTCTTTACTCCATTGTAACAGAATTCAGATTCACAAAAATAGAATCAATAACAGTtttctactctctctctctcagaaTTATCTAAATCTTATTAGCATTAAAACCAAAGAACTCATTTATATATACCCTTCTAGAAAACAGTTGAGACATGCAACCACTAATATTAAAAGGACAGACATTTTAAATGAGGGTAAAAATGTAACTTCAACAATAAACACAATTTAAAAGTTTTaagtttttcttataaataaaaaatgggaCCTAACCAAGTACTTCCACTAAGGACGAATCGTTCGGGTTCTACCCGAGTTTGATTCTTGGTGGAAACAAGGCTTGGCCGGTGAGTTGTCCCTCTGAACCACGAAACCAGATTAGTCGGTTACGTGGATCGGAACTGGTGGCTAAACCCGGAAAAAAAAAATGAGACCAAACGTTCTCTTATAATTAGAACTGGATGGGAGAGAGTATTCCAGGGGTGGTGCATCTTACACAGGCATAATCTTtcaaattacaaataaaaaacaaacacgCTAGATGTTTTGTATTTCCATGTGAACATCCAACAGTAAATATAAGACCAAAAAGTAGATAGTGTTATGACTGAAACACTAAGAAAGTAagattataataattttgtactcaAGCATAATCTACCATAGCAAGTAAAGGTTCTGAAACATTCAGACCATAAAAGAAAAACATTTCAAGAAAAGACAGAGTTAGAAGTTGTCAATAAGTTGGGGCCTTTTTGGTTTCTGATtctattatttgtttttatgtctcaTTTTCACTTTTAATCACAAAAATGCCATTTTACCATAAAAATCTGAttacaaaaatttgaaaatatgaaataatgCAAAAACAATGTAACATTTTTGTAATCGGTGAAAAGTGAAAACCAGAAATGAAAACGGAAAATAGAACGAGAAACCAAACGGGCCCTTAAATTTTCACATGCATAAGCTTGGGTTTAGAAGGTGAGTTGATAAACTAATTCGGAAAGAGAAGTGTATACACTCAATCCTACAAGTCTGGCATAAACCTCTGAATAATGGTTTGTCCAACATTGTCTATAATATCCTTCAGCTTCTCCAACACTGTATCCAAGTGAGATGCAGCAACCTTcacatgaaaaataataatttaagaaTCAACGGAAAAGGGAAAATATATCTATTaagtttaaaaagaaaatgaattacCAATCCCATTGCTTTTGCCAAACCAAGCCTATTTGTTGGGATTGCAATGTTTGATTGCTTATACATCCAATTCATTTTATCATGGACATAAGCTCTGTCATTAACCTTTTGAAGCAGAATCCCTAAGCATCTGTGTCAAAGTTCAAAATCATTTTTCGCTCTTTCCAATTTTAAATACTAAGCATTAAGATTCAGACAGCAGGCATCAAACCAAATTTGAAAATCCAAGGTTGTGCTAATGACGTTGGAACTCTGAAACATGTAATGTGGTAGATAAGTCCTAAAGTACAGGTTTtgattgttaaaaaaaaactacATGAAAGGTGATATAGACTATATGCTCGGTTGTGTTTCAGTACTTTTCATAACATATTTTAGCAGATTGACAACTGTCGTAAATAGTGTATATTTGTAATCGGCTCATTAGGTTTAGAGTAGACTATTTAAACTATTCCCATAAAAGATGTGACCAAATTTTTATTTGTTGAAGTGTTGGAAATAATGTAATTACTAACTAGGGCCATTATGGTTATACAGTATCATGTAAATAGTAAATGAGATAAGTTATCTGTTCTATTTATTGTGTTTCAGCATGCATGTGCGCGGGCGTGTATAAAATATAACAAAGCTAAATCCTAACAACAGATAATCATAttccttttgtttttgttatcTTTCGACACGTATCTAAATCCTAACAACAGATAATCATATTCCTTGAAACCCAGTAGACCCATCCACTGTCCATTAGCGAAAAAACTATTAGCGAGAAACGGCGCTTCATCTGTTTCCAGCCTCGAGCCTTTCTTGTGGCTGTGCTTTTCTTTTCAACCACCCCAATACTCTTTTTCCAGCGATTGTCACTGCTACTGCCATCAACACTGATCCAGCTTCTGCTATCCTAATGTGCTCAATATCGTCGTTTGCCACCACTGGATAGCTTCATTGAGTTTGTGGCCAAAACCTACTCCATTAGAATCGTGGCAAAAATGGCTTATAATCTTGTATTTCTGAGAAACCGAGTAGACCCACCCACTGTCCATTAGCGAAAAAACTATTTGCAAGAAACTGCGCTTCATCTGTTTCCAGCCTCAAGTCTTTTTTGTGGTCGTGCTCTTCTTTCCAACTACCCCATGCTCTTTTTCCAGCAATTGTCACTGCTACTGCCATCAACTCTGATCCAGCTTCTGCTATCCTAATGTGTTCAATGTCGTTGTTTGCCACCACTAGATAGCTTCATTGAGCTTGTGGCCAAAACCTTTCTACTAGAATCGTGGCAAAAATGGCTTATATTCCTGTATTTCTAAGAAATTATACTATTTCTTTAATCTATTATTTTCAATATCTAGATTCATTGTCAAAGGTGGAAAAAAATCTTGAGCAACCAAATCTAACCACTATGGGTCATAGGACATAGGAACTGGCAGAATAACGTTGACCCCATAAAACTGCGCCGGCAATTTTGTTCTATCTCATTTTGTATGGATAGAAGAAATCGTTGATGGATCTCACATTAAATATTTGTTCCTATAATATAAATTGGAATATGTTCAGGAGATTAAGAACTAACTAAATGCCTAGTAAATCATATCCATGTACTTAGGAACTAGAAACTACATGCAATGTCCTTGTAACTCTCTCGTTGTATTTAATTCTAGTGTGTATATAAGCAAATCAGCTGAGTGGAACTTCACTCAAACATTCCATAATAATTCAGTATTTTTACAGTGATATGGCGTGAATAGTAGTTATAAGAGATCGACATCCCTCGCTTTACTAGTCAGTTTAGTGAGGTTGAGTTAGACTCAACCCAAATTCCAAAACCAGTGAAGCGGTCAGCTTCTCATGCAACAAAAGGAAGTATTGGACATATCACGTTTTAAATCTACCAAAGCATGCTTTAGGTTGGAGAATTGATACCGGTGAAGAAGTGCAGCATGTTCATCGTCAGATGTATAAAGTTCATAATGTTTGGCAAATACATTTCCAAGAGACATAATCCAATCTGCATCTTGAATCACGTCCAAAGATTCTGCAAGAAACTGCAagcaaaaaatcaaaagatgcaATAAAATATCTTGCTGGCAGAAGAGATTTGGATTTCTCATTTCTTAAAATGTCTAGGACAACAAACTCAGTTGAATTACCTTTGCATGCCCAGATTGGACAGAAATATCTATTATctatcatttttcattttttgtaaAAACACGTTTCAATGATATGTAGTGTTTCACCACTTCGGCGAGATATTTCAAATGCAGACAAATTAATGGATCCCACGGCTACATGCATAAAAACAGCTCATGCATAGACCATAAAGTTTGACTTCATGACCTTTGCTTCTTTAAAATGATAACCCTTACAGGATTTTGACAAGTCAATGACACTTACGTTGATTATCATGTCATCCCAAGTGTCTTGATATGATGGATCTTGTTTCAAGTCATCTGTATCGCTAACATACGCCTTCATCTTAGGAATCTAGAACTTACcaaaaacacaaattaattacATTTTGATCTATAATAAACATCTCAAAGTTGTAAGTATCAACTGTTACAAAATAGCATATTATGACAACGTTTTAGAATTTGAGTTCAGGCCTAGCTTAACcttacaaaaccgacttgtaaggtgaggattaCCCACGAGTGGCCTAATAGCAgtcactttttttattttttggaagtcttggtatccggccttgcgaccgactaatccaaCAGTCACTTAATAGCATGTGGTTCAACGGATCTTatctaggctctgataccatcttaGAAATTGGATTTTGtctaactcaaccttacaaaaccAGCTTGTACGATGAGGAGTTTCCCACTTATAAATTATGTTTAGGCCATATTTCATCAAAAAAGTTGGACTCTTGACGAAATTGTGTTATAAATGAAAGTATATGAAGTTTTTTGATGACTCGTGACATTTACAGAATGATGCAGAAGCATGGTAC
The Vicia villosa cultivar HV-30 ecotype Madison, WI linkage group LG6, Vvil1.0, whole genome shotgun sequence genome window above contains:
- the LOC131610216 gene encoding protein SHOOT GRAVITROPISM 6 isoform X2, with product MEHILWPFLLKMIIPQTYTGSVAMVCRCISELWRHRSYGIDMLSECRVRPDIPTAEEILARFVVLLHDPLAREQLATQILTVLCLLAPLFPKNINLFWQDEIPKMKAYVSDTDDLKQDPSYQDTWDDMIINFLAESLDVIQDADWIMSLGNVFAKHYELYTSDDEHAALLHRCLGILLQKVNDRAYVHDKMNWMYKQSNIAIPTNRLGLAKAMGLVAASHLDTVLEKLKDIIDNVGQTIIQRFMPDLILSLFSDSYRTVESDDIHAALALMYGYAAKYAPSSVIEARINALIGTNMLSRLLHVRHPIAKQAVITAIDLLGNAVINASESGAPFPLKRRDQLLDYILTLMGRDDNDGFADYNELLRTQALALSACTTLVSVEPKLTVETRNYVMKATLGFFAIQNDPVEVVSPLIDNLISLLCAILLTGGEDGRSRAELLMLILRQIDQFVSSPVEYQRRRGCLAVHEMLLKFRMVCISGYCALGCHGNCAHTKQVDRTLYGNFSNLPSAFVLPSREALCLGDRVAIYLPRCADTNSEVRKVSAQILDQLFSISLSLPKPPGLSISAEDIELSYRALSSLEDVIAMLRNDTSIDPSEVFNRIISSLCILLTKDELVAMLHGCSVAICDKIKQSAEGAIQAVVEFVTRRGSELTEIDISRTTQSLISATVHATDKHLRVETLGAIASLAENTSAKTVFDEVLATAGKDIITKDISRLRGGWPMQDAFYAFSQHMVLSVLFLEHVISVLSQIPILKCDVDRVEDSQVQNHTEDGQLEAAIFALTAFFRGGGKVGKRAVEQNYASVLSELMLQLGSCHGVAYSGHLEPLRNLLTAFQAFCECVGDLEMGKILARDGELSENERWIHLIGDIAGCISIKRPKEIQNICQFFKRSLDRPQKYQREAAAAALSEFVRYSGGLDSLLEQMVDVLCRRVSDESSTVRRFCLRGLVQIPSIHILKYTAQVLGVILALLDDSDESVQLTAVSCLLMILESSPNDAVEPILLNLSIRLRNLQTSLNANMRASSFSAFGALSNYGEGALREAFVEQVHAAIPRLVLHLYDEDVSVRLACRNTLRRVFPLIEIEGLLALLNTPSFLSDHRSDYEDFLRDIAKQFTQHLLSRVDTYMASTVQAFDAPWSIIQANAMYLCSSMLSLSDNQHILADYHTQVFGMLVGKMSRSPDAVVRATCSSALGLLLKSSNSCSWRADHLDRLESTKSNHDAAESHDKLATTQ